The Branchiostoma floridae strain S238N-H82 chromosome 6, Bfl_VNyyK, whole genome shotgun sequence genomic interval AACTAATGGAGTAGCTTGAGGTCTCAATTTGATATGTCACTCGGTCAGAAGTATGAATTTTGTCTGACACTGAGAGATTATGGATATAGATTGTAACATTGGCTATTTAAAATCACATATTTGTTCCTTTGGAGCTTTTAGCCACTAAGATATTTTATTGCTGTGAAAAATATGGTCTACACGGGTCCCTGTAACCTTACCATTACattcaaacctgtaaaagtgaccacctggccaatgtgaccacttttttggTGGTCCTTATTAAGATAATTtgtcccattgacacaagtatCAAGATTTCTGTCTATAAAGATCACCTGTCCACGTAGACCAGATCTTGTCactcccctgagtggtcttcttgttgGGCAGTTTTTCTTGTCTTAAGTTAAGAGATCAATGCTTGTTTCTTCCTACAGATTATTGTGTCCATGCTGTCCGTGCCAGCGATCTTCTACCGACCAAAGGGTCGTGAGGAGGACAGCGATGCTGCCAGGGAGAAGTTTGCTGTCCCGGAGAGTGACCATCTGACACTGTTAAACGTCTATCAGCAATGGAAACAGCACAAGTAAGTGAAACATGACAGCACAACAGGGCTCTTGTCAAGCTTTTGAAAAAGTTATAAGTGCAGATCggaagaaaaatgctatgtcgaatttctgaagcaaagttacagttgtacattttgcaagCATGAAAATATCAGCTAAGTGATCTCTAGTTTCAACTAGACTTTATTTTTTTCCTAATCTTGTATTCATAATGTGTTTTCATAGACTTAATGTTCCTCATTTTTATTCCTTGCAGCTATTCCTCCATCTGGGCCAATGAGCACTTCATCCATGTGAAGGCTATGAGAAAGGTAAGAGATCTTTTCTTTACTAAAAGATAGGTGCAATGGGTCCTGGTTTCATCCAAGATATCAACCCTTGGACCAGACTggaaggtttgatccacttatGCTAGGATAACAAACAGTTTGCTACAGATGTGTCTGTCCTAAACACATGGGACCTCCAGGTTTATATCCCATCCaagaggacgtccctaaccaCAGCTAGATTTGCCTTTGTCAATTAAGGAAATAGGTGTAACGTTACTTcccaaagggcacaacattagGGCCATGTGAACCCAGTGTTAACTTAGAGAAGTTGTGTTAAATTTACCACCATTTAGAACATTTTAAGCACACCCAGAACCTTTAAATCCTATGTCAATatccctaaccacaagaccacctcACCTTAATGAAAACGATGTTTTACTGCAGGTGCGGGAGGTTCGTCAGCAGCTGAAGGATATTATGGACCAGCAGAAGATGGATATCCTGTCCTGTGGGAACAGCTGGGACATCATCAGGAAGTGTATCTGTTCTTCTTACTTCCACCAGGCTGCAAAACTCAAGGTAACGACCCTCATGTATCATTGCAAAAATCACCTCTTACTTGAGTCTGTTTTTCATATTAACTTaagatttgtacatttttgcattgGGCTTGATATGTTTTGATAGAAATTCATACATTTTTGCATAGTGCTTCATGTGTTTTTCATAGAGTTCAtacaaatttcataaaattaaCCTCTATatgccatgctagatagagatgcatggtcggacattgttaatggcacctcatatgaggatgaactgaactgaactgaactgatatgGTTGCCAGAGATTTAGCTTTTTGATCAATTACTGAATTAGGTCAGAATATTGTAGGCATTGTGGTTATTTTCATTTAGATTCTTAAAGAACTACATCTACTTTGTTCTGACGTATTGTCTTTGTTTTCTGCAGGGTATAGGAGAGTATGTGAACATCAGGACAGGTATGCCCTGTCACCTGCACCCCACCTCTGCACTGTTTGGTATGGGCTTCAACCCTGACTACATTGTCTACCATGAACTGGTCATGACTACCAAGGTATGTTTAAGTTGTTTGGAATCCGGTCACAATGTTTTAGTGTGTCAGCATTCAGTTCATGTGTTGCTGCCTCTTTGAAAATGCAGGTAAAATGTATTGTAATTATTTGGTACACTGAATatttgtgttttgctgctacAGTTATGTGAATATTGTGGGACTCATGGCTACACCAATACAGTAATGTCAGGTCATTTGTGGTACCCACGTACAGCTTGTCACAAAGATACTCaaccaattacatgtataccaggTTCTAGTCTaggttttttgttttgttataacCGTGAGATATGTGTTTCAAAATAAAGGATAGAGAATGTAATGTTTTTGTGGTTGTATATCATGTCTAATCCATGTGATATCCTTTACCCTTTACCAGGAGTACATGCAGTGTGTGACAGCTGTGGATGGGGAGTGGCTGGCTGAGCTGGGTCCCATGTTCTACAGCATCAAGGAATCTACCAAGTCACGAGCTGTGAGTCTCTCAATTTTGTTGCTTGTTTATAATCACTCGTAACATTTTAAGGGTAATCCTCCTGAGCCCTTGCTCTTGTCAAGttgatttttccttctttttagaAGCAGAGGACGACGATAagcccactttttctgtaatttgttgtttctgtgATTTTAAGAGGGAGTTGCTCTCTGTTTGTCCGTTAATATGGAAAGGTTAGAATATGGTTCATGATGTTTGTAGTACTACACCAGATTCTGTTTGTTTTCCACAAGGTAGAATCTGGTCCCTTCTTCATGTCTGTATTTTGTGTTTAGTTCCATCTTTTTGTCTGTATCTTTGTAATTTGTTCCTTCTTCATGTCTGTATCTTGTGTTTATCCTTTCCCAGGAGAAGAGAGTGAAAGCTCGTGAGGAGCTGTCAGCCATGGAGAGGGAGATGGTGCTAGCTGATGAACAGCTCAGGAGGCAGAAGGAGGAGCAGAAGAACAAGAGCAAGGAGGGCAGTGTGAGGTAGGACCTACGAAGTTATTTGCTGAGATTTATAACATTTTATGGAGGGTTTTTCATAACTGTCATAACAGGTGagtatcaccttttcaagatgtcaacctgCAGATTAGACTTTGAAGTTTGATccgacccctactcttttcgataatcATAGTGGGCATACATGTTTGAGGTGTGGATCTCCTTAAATACAGAGCCTCCAGCTTCACATTCCGTCCAAAGGATATTCTAAACCAAAATtagctactcattttcacctagaGAATAGTAGAGtgaggaaatagcttttaacaACACTATGGCCTAACATGGATTTAAACTTAAGATTCTAAGTCAACTCGAACCACAATACCACCTTGTCACCATGACCTACTAGCTGTTTCTTCAGCAATCTAGACAAATAATGACTTGGTGTTTTTGTCATTAGTAATGTCCATACCACATTGTTTTGCAGGACTACAATCCTCACCCCAGGGAGAAGAGAGCCTGGAACCCCCTTCACACCCAGGAGAAACCAGTCAGGATTTGGGCTGTAGTTTTACATTGTAGAAAGATCCAGACATTGAACCCAATTTTAGCAATTGTGTTTTCTTTAGAAATGTCAATATCTATAGATTTGGTTAATCTACTGAGGACAATTATTATGATAAATGCCCTTCTTAATTTTTCACATGTAACAAGATACATCCATGGTGCAAATGTACTAGTTATGGTGAAATAGGGACCACTTGGAAACTGACTGCATGATTGTAATTTCCATAAAAATGGATTTGCCTCGagacatttttttccagaaagtGTGACCAAGAGGGTAAGTTAGATATTTGCAAGAGTAAGATCTGCATAAATCAAACTAGCGTATCAAGAATTCTACTGATTAGTACAGTCAAGATATTGCTTCACATTTATCCAGTGATGTGCTTTATCTCACACTTCTTGTGAAGTGCTATGTTTCATAGTATGTGCTGCACTGTAATGTAATGTGTGTTGTACAGATTATATGAAATTAAAGGACTTTCATTTACTATGTTCTTTCAAGTATTTCtgagtattcagcaccaaggacagggatagtgagCCTTATTCAGTACAAGGATACTGGGACAGGAATATGGGGTAGTGAGGCACAtacagtactaaggacaggggTATCGAGGCACAtacagtactaaggacaggggTATCGAGGCACATTCAGTACTGAGGAAAGGGGTAGTGAGGCACATTCAGTGCTAAAGACGGGTAGTGAGGCCAAGGACAGGTAGTGTggcccattcagtaccaaggacagggatacaAGGCCcattcagtactaaggacaggtatACCGGTTTTAAGGGCCATTTAGTAAAGGTAAAGATAGCAAAGCCCATTCAGGCCAAATCTGTGATACCTTGTATTTGGATATTTCACATTGCATTCTACACATTTTCTAATCTTTCAACTGCATTCTAGTTTGTTAAtttatcatatccagttacttttGATTCACACAGCTAGCACCAATCTTTGCCCTGTTGACAAACACCAATAAGGATAATCAAGAATAATCATTCATGAGTACTTAACAAGTAGCCTGTGTAATTCACCATTATCGTTCCTTTCATCTGCTCAtagtggtgtgaagactagctggCTACTGCCTACCCTTGTCctagcagcagtataatcaaatactggatatgCTACTATAGAGCTTTCCTCACAATTAGCACATAACGCATCCTCACATCAACAACAGAGTCATTGTACCAGCTCACATGGTCAAGCATTTCTCCGTCCTCAGCTCATGTTGACATGACCTGTTCTACCATTTCAGACACTAGTTAGTGGCTATTCAACTTTCGGCATAAAGCTTTTTTATCCGAATGTgtttttaaaatacattttgaaaggaaactgttctccaactcaaATAATTAGACTCGTGAGATGCAGAACCTTTGACTTAATTGCTCAGTCCTttccaattacaaaatgtactagtattctgtCAACCGAATGGGGATCCAACGGCCTTTGACCCATCAAAAATTCCAGCGAGTCTATTAGTTCTTCATAATGCTATTCGACTTCGTTATATTGAATTCTCATTCTTCAGTGTTTAATGGTCCATGTTGGGACATCCACATTCCACTAACAGGCTGTCGATCTCCTTGGCCACACATTCTGCCAGCATGTCGCTGACGTCCTGTACCAGACCGCTTTCCTCTCCACTGGTAATAGTTAATGTTGTTTTGGCCTGgaaaaaatgtgcaattttctGTCTTTAGCTTTGGCTtttcacaaaatgaaattacacaaaCTAAAGAAATTTATAGACATACCCTTCCCACGAATTACACCATTAAATTAAATGTACTCAACAGCTGATCGAAAGTAGACTTTTCCAGACAGTTAAACATATGCCCCTGCAGCCCCATAGCAAGTTggtaggaggggggggggggggcaaacatacatcacttcttccttacatcacaggCTATCTGCCATCAAAAAATCCagatcatagcatgtccaggttaaaagatacaaaaagttcttctgcagtaccaaagtcacataccaggggtCCCAAAATCGacctgaccttcgtctttccaacacctacccacaaaccaattATCATTACAATCTATCAAGAGGTTCTACAGTTGtgctggccacaaatatccGAAAATACAGGcagaaagacacacacagacaccaaacacaccaaaaaccatacctccatttttcatggacgTAATGAGTCACTGATCTACATCGCCCACTTACCTGTCGGAGATAAGGCAGGGCTGCTGATTGGTCACCCAGTCTGTAGTACGNNNNNNNNNNNNNNNNNNNNNNNNNNNNNNNNNNNNNNNNNNNNNNNNNNNNNNNNNNNNNNNNNNNNNNNNNNNNNNNNNNNNNNNNNNNNNNNNNNNNCCCAAGCTTGGTTCCACTTTCGCGTTACAAAACCACAGCATGTTGAGTACCATATATGACAGGAACTTTAGACGGTACTGAATTGCCCACTAATAATCCATGATGGCAATGCAGTCTAGAACGGACGGAAGATGTACACGAAAGGTTTCGCTTCTTGCGAAACTAACGTTAACGACGATAGTCATAGTACAAATGGAATACGTCTATTTTCCATCACCAAAATTGAATAGCCGTTTTAGATGGTTAGGtcccaacatccggttcacgaGCGAAAGAAAGATGTTTGTTTCAGTGGCCGTTTTACTTGACGACTATTTGGACAAACTAATTGTGAAAAGGATATCCTCTGCCTGTTCCTTGTCTAGGATGTTGTCGGCATACTCGATGAGAATATCCATCTCTTCGTAGAAGTCAGCGTCAAAGTTGGCAAACCCGCAAGACTCGCACGTTTTAAACACCCCATCTGTGGAGCGAAATGTGGACTTTATTATAGTCTGTGGACTGTACATCACAACAGGCAGTGAGAGAATTCCAATCAGCGGTTCAACAAGTGACAGCGTGGTTGTAAGGTCGTCAAATCAATGGATTTTAATGGTGTGGGCACGGCGGGGCTATGGAATCGCAAGCTGATAAGAGCGCAAGTGAGGACGGCATGACCATGGGTGTGTACAGGGCGGTTTGGTTATAGCGAATTTTTGTGGCTTTACCGCCACTTTTCCGTCATTGCGGACACGCGGACATAACGTGTTATACCTCAGATGAAAGACAAACTACAGTACATAGACTACCTGCATTCGGAGCTACCCCTTCGGAGCAGTCGGGACACTTAACGCACCGCATCAGCCGATCCTGCAAAGGAAACGAAGATTCTAGACTATCTGAAATACCTATATCATAAAAGGGGTGAATATGAAGTCAATAAAGATGTCATTCAGACAAATCTTCGCGAAATCGCGTCCTATGTTTACAAGGCTGTACGTGTATAGATATTATAACAGAACGTAATATTAATCCGCGGAGGCAGGACTCATGTATCTATCAATTATCAGTGGGAAAGTCATCTATCAACATTGAACAGCTGCAGACACGTCATGATATTGATCCTTGGCTTGCATGGTACCTCAGTTGCACTGTGTTATcaggtatgtacagagagtTACCGTAGTTAAGTTACAATAGAATTAATCGTGCTTTCTGTTGGATGTATGGTAAATGTTGTATCATAATTTTATCCATTGCATACAACTTCCGATTTCACAACATGAACATCGTCCTTATATCTGCAAGCATAAACTTATACGATACGTTTTGCCGAAGTGCTTGTACATACACGTTCTGTGTTCCGACAGTCTGCACACTGGCAGAGGAAGTGGTAGGTTTTGAGAAGCTTCTCTTGTCTCTTCGCGGTGGGCAGCAGGGGCGGAATGTAGCCATGGAATATCTAAGAAACATGAAACATTGTTCCAGGACCGTCATTGTTTCGATAATAGTGTTGCTTTCATTACTTTGTTGTAACTATTCGAAATTCACATTCTCTTACGCAGAGCCTCTTCCACGACCAGTACAACATACTTTGTGGAGGTTCTGCTAGaccgggctgaggtttccaccaTATTGTTATATGTGGGCGCAGCCTCTAACAAGCAAGCTGACAGCCAATCAGTGAACTGGCTTCAAACAAAGAAAGTATTTAGGCGACACTTTAATCAGCTGGTAGTTGGTTACAAAAGTGAAAAAACTTAGTCCAATCTATTATTTAAACAccacaatatacattgtatctaagATTCATTCTATTGTCGACTCCCAGTGGTGAGATAGTGGAGATAAAACTTCAGGTGCCTGCGTGCATTCTCACCTGTTCTCCAGGCCGGATGAATTCATTAGCCCGGATCTGTATCTGCGGTCCGTAGAACATGCCGATACAGTTGGATTTGCAGCTGTGGTTGATCATGGAGGCCCTGGACACACAACGAAAACAGACTGAACGACCTGGTCCAAGGtaacaaaacaattatttttcatTGTAACTCATGAAAGTTGACACTTTTTACCTTCGTGAAAAATGAAGGGACAatttgtttgtgtctgtttcCGTTTCCAGATAATTGtgatcagcataacttaagaagggTTAGATGGATTGTTATTACCATATTTCTTATGTGGCTAGGTCTTTGTAAGACAAAGGTCATGGTCAATTATGGACCTGCAGACGGTTTACGTTCTGCCTTGGTACTGCAATAGAACTTCCCGTATTGTGTATGTGcgttttgtcctggacatgctaagATATTGTTGTGTACTTGGAAATATGAACATCTACAGAAGAACTAGTACTTACTGTGGATATACTCCAATCCCTATTGAGCACATGTTCTCGTCCAGGATCGCAAAGCTGTTTGACGCGATCTGGTAGAAGGAATACACAGAGCGCAATCGTATTGTGTAATATTATATTCGTAGACAAAATGTTTACAGAGAGACGAAAAACAGAGAAAagtctgtatgtctgtataaCGTCTCACTGATATATATAGGTAATCAATTGAATGGAGAAGTCGAAGTCAGGGGTTTGGCTTTggtccaatgttgtagacaggTAGGTTGACTCATGACTACAGCCATGTACAGCCACACAGGTCGTTAGGGATACCCATTTAGAGCGTGTTTCATACAGCGTTATTCTTCTTATAAGCGCTTCGCCAAGACATCATTCTTTCATACTGTAGCTGGTTGGTTATgcttctttgagtttgagatGACAACATTATCTACAAAACCAAGGGAATATTGACAGTTCATGCATACAAAACGCTTTAAGACTTTCTGTAGAGTTGACTCACTTTGCCGTAGATCTCCTCCATAAAGGCCCGATCTGGTAATGCTTCTTTCTCCATGTGCTGAGACAGGCACTCCATTTTAGAGTCGAGGCTCGTGATTCCTTCCTCACAATTCTTTAATGTCTCGACATCTATGAACGTTGTAAGGACATTGGAAATATAATTATGTACTATGAGACATATACTATCAAACATGGATATGGCAACGAACTATATGTTATATGTTTACTAAAATGTTTTGCCATTCGGTTAGTGGTAAAGATCCTAACCCCCATTGTACATAGTGTCGGTGGTGTGGGAGGGTTTGCCAAGACCTTCATTTGTGCACTTATACACTGCTAAACCGGACCGAGGTTTCCACGTTTGTGGGCGTGGCATTAAGTCAATCGGAGAATCGACTCAAACCTGAAGAAAGTATTGGggcaattctctgattggcaaACAGATAAACAACGTTTGTGGAACTTCCCAGGTATATTGTATAAGTTGGGGCGGGTTCTTGGTATACGTAGGTGAATAGGATCCACTTACTCGAGACCAGACTGCTCAGTGGCCCCAGTGCCCCCATGTCCGTCTTTCTAGCAtgctgaaagtgaaaatgaattTAGAATAAGTATGAACATGAAATGGCTAAGTCTCAGCACAACTATTCAAATATTCTAGAGAGTAATGTGTTACATGATCATACGACTGGGGAGGGACTGGGGCTTCAATGACAAGCTCTTCTCGTTTCTTTTGTGACATGAAGTCACATTCCTACTTGTTTAGTAGAGTTAAGTACCATATAATTTTGCATtcgcatatacatgtataaggcatGATGATAGACTCTATGCTGTTTGTAGTTCGAAAGGTTGTGTCGCGTAGAAGATATCGTATTCAACGGATGAAATTCTGATGAGCGTTGACCAAACAGCCAACAGACACCATGATGGATTCTACTGTAACCACTAGGAAAACAACTCCAGTACATGTCCTCAACTAGGACATTATGCTGATTATAGGTAACGAGGACCTAGTTATCGTTGACAATTGACTTGATTATTGACAAATGCCAACAATTCACCAGCCAGATTGATGGTCAGGAGTACCGCACATTGCACAGTTGACAGTGCACAGTATATTGCAGTTATCAAAGCAAATGATTTCTGTTACCATTTTATACAGGATCCGGCCCATGACTCGCAGGTGTTCAGGCAGGTTCATCAGACGGCTGTACCCGCGACACTCGGGAGTGTGGTGGAACTTGGCTGTTTTCTGAAAGGACAGACGGTTATAAGGATGGAACCAATCctaactgtccatcacaattagcagttcaaccaacaTAACTGCAattatagcatggcaattagcaaTATGACCAATGAAAGAgtggctatacatgtacatacgtgGAATACTTGTTACCTTTATCATATACTTGAGAATCAACTAAATGATTTTAATCATTTACGACTGAAAGCATGGACTCAATTAAAATTGAGTCCATGCTTTCagtcgtttttttttgcaaagacttttttcaagaaaatgtaAAGAAGTAGACTGACAGCGATAAACACAAAATAACGCGAAATACAATAAACTACATAAAAACCGAGACAAGTTCGAAATACAACTAGAGATCATAAGTTGATGTTTAGTATAGAGTTTTTAAATCAAAGTTCCTTAATTTCCCCGATGCTTCTCCAGCTTCTGTCTTTTGGTAGAGGAACATAAACTCAAAGTGTAAATGTTTAAAACTTCTAGATCTAAAATGAATActcgtttgtatgtttgtttgatcATTTCTTGGCCTTGGTTGCGGCCATATCTTcggcaaggacattatataccGAGGAAGACCCACTAAACTGCCCATTGTAATTTATATACCTCCCAAGCACACGACAGATACCTTGCACTCCTCGTTGCAATATTTAGCTGTCCGGCAGGCGTCACAACTGACAGAAGTTTCTAGTCTGTTGGCAAAAAAGCAAAAGGCAACATACATGTGACTCCATAGAGCATGACATGACAAAGCATTGTAGAAAAAGGAGACTTTTTCCTCATTTATAACATTAAAGAATGACACAAATTGCATGCAAGAAATACTGCAATACACTACAAAGGAGAGCTTTTATGTAGACATAACGTGCGGACAACATGTTCATTCGATTTATAAGCTGCATGTATTATTTCTCAGTTCAAACAGTATACCAAAAGATTTTTATACTGCCTATCGGTTTTGGCTTCTCGAATGTTGACATGCATAAATCGCATCGAGATGTTCCACTCTTGTTATATTCCGGCGCGGTCACATTTGTCGAAGGCCGTCATTCCGTTCGATTTGATGTCATAAAATTATTGACCAGGCTGTAACAGAACTAGTCCCTGACAATATTGATATAACATTTTCCGTTGCATGTAGAGAGCTGCATTTTGCAGGACGCACGCATGTACGGTTATCCGTAAAGTTTGCAACCGCACTAAGATCGTACGACGTCATGACTGAGCTCTAATACAGAACAAATGACTAACCTTTTCAAACAGTAGTGACATCGAGTGCGCAGCAACTCCCCGTCAGTCAATGTATAAGAGTACGGCTCCTCCTTCACAATCAGTGTCCCCGGTTCGATCCCCGAGGAACCCTTCTTATTGCACCGAATCCCCCGGCCCTGGCCGATTTCACAGAAGAGCTCGCCCTGTATCCTCGCCATGTTTGAAGCACAACTGTGCTACAAGAGAGCTCGGACCAGAAATAGTAAGAGGGACAGCGTGTGGGCTACTGACAGTTGTTTCCAGAAATATCCTGCCCTCTGTTCGCAGCGCCGGGCCATCTTCCACTCTTCGCATGTCAAACGTGCCATCGGAGAAACTAAAGAGCGCCCTTCCATCAtggcctggtaaccatacccCATGGGCACcattaggcctacgtcacatttccaaaccggccgGGGCccgtcgggcagctttcgggaacgaaaagaatgctataaaagacaccaaactacacaataaGTAAAGATAATAGTCATGGGcattttttgtgtatatttttacgtataacgttacatttatatctttcgttttcacaaacagtcCAGCCGCGGGCccatgtttggaaatgtggcgttAGCCTAACCATACTCCAAGGGCAACTTTAGGGGTGTTTCACCGATCCAAGCATATTGCAGGTATGATTAGATAAAGGGGCAGATTCCAGGTATACCATGATCAGTTTGGCCAGGCAACCAGAGAGTGCTTGTCTCATCAATGCTCCCCTACACTACAAAGCACTTGCCCTTTTCTATATAGCCTATCTTTCTAAACGGCCTTTCTAATAACATGTCGTGAGCGAAGAAACTGAACTCACATTAACATTCCCCGGCTTACACCAACGAACAAGGCGGGCGGGCAACACTGTCAGCACCGTACTACCGTAGTGATATCAGGAGCTCACGCTGGTATGGTTACCTGGGGCTATGGCGAGTTCTATCCGTACGAGGCCATGCTATTATAGTCAATCATTGTCTGTACTACTGACAGAAATTACAGTAAGAAAAAACGGTTAAATATGTCACTAATTCAAAAAGATCGTCTGCAAATGTCGTTCATATGCGTAAAGGATGAGATTGTTACTATGGTAAGACCATATATAGGAACTCTTGTCCTCCTCTGTGCACGTGACCCAAAGCGGGCTCCCATATATACTGTACTTGTCCAAGTGAAGTGTCCAAATGAAATTTCCAGTTTTAAAAGAATACTAATCATTTTCTGACCATCTGCACCATTTTGCCAATTGCGATTTATTAACAAATCATTCGATAAATTGATCCGATCGGTGCCTAGTTGTTGTGAATGGCGCAGTCAAGTGAGATACCCGCTTTGCGTTTGCAGGGACATTGGAGTCCTTGACGGAGATGGTATGCTGACAATCACAGGCAGAATCAAGGTAAGTCACACTGATTATCATGTGAAAAGCTCAAATATGTAATGAAAACTTAATATTTTGGAGACGATGTCTCATAAAATCGTTTTTCTACATCGTTATTTTTTATTACCGTTTGTATGTTATGGTTCCTTTGCAGGATATGATAATAAAAGACGTGAGCAACGTTCCTCCTTCCTTTGTGGAGCAAGTTCTACTGCAGCACCCAAAAGTCTTGGATGTAAAGGTAAGAGTCAGTTTAAAAGAGAGGCCAAATTCAACTTTTTTACGTCCATGAAAAATGAATGCAcagttgtgtgtttgtttatgtgtgtgtgtctgtgtttctgcatatttgtgatcagaaaaaaatcaacaatctCCTGGATGGAttctgataatatttggtatttggggaGGTATTGGCAAGACAAAGATCAGGTTGACTTTCAGCCACCTCGTGGCTATCCatgatactgcagcagagcttccAACTTCTGCATCTTTTGTCCtggtcctggacatgctatgctACTACTTTGGCGACGCCTCGGCGGCTAGACTAACAAAATATTATTGCTGTTCTTGCTATTCTGATCAAACTCAACTtctaatcaaacgcaacttcgGAACGTTGATATTGAGAAGTTATCTattgaaatttgtttcttttaacTTGGCCTGATATGATGTACCTTCTTTCGCCAGGTTGTTGGTGTACCGGATCCCGCTTTTGTGGAGGAGATCTGTGCTTGCATCATGTCAGTATATACTTCAAATATTTTAGTATTTGCTATATCCCAAACTAATCTTGTATCTttgatatttcttttatacCATCGAGATGTGTCAAAGTTTGCCATGATAAATTCTAGGTCATTGTTATAAAACGGTTTTCAACCAACGATATGAATCTGTATGGTTAACTCCACggaaatggaggtatagttttcgGTGAATGTACCAATTCGCGTATCCCCAGCAATCGCCTAAGAACCTCTCGGtgtattgtgatgatatttacgTGGGTAAACACAAAGCTCAAGGTCAAATTTGGGCCCTCTGGCGACT includes:
- the LOC118417594 gene encoding N-lysine methyltransferase SMYD2-like, with protein sequence MARIQGELFCEIGQGRGIRCNKKGSSGIEPGTLIVKEEPYSYTLTDGELLRTRCHYCLKRLETSVSCDACRTAKYCNEECKKTAKFHHTPECRGYSRLMNLPEHLRVMGRILYKMHARKTDMGALGPLSSLVSNVETLKNCEEGITSLDSKMECLSQHMEKEALPDRAFMEEIYGKIASNSFAILDENMCSIGIGVYPQASMINHSCKSNCIGMFYGPQIQIRANEFIRPGEQIFHGYIPPLLPTAKRQEKLLKTYHFLCQCADCRNTERDRLMRCVKCPDCSEGVAPNAGSLCTVVCLSSETIIKSTFRSTDGVFKTCESCGFANFDADFYEEMDILIEYADNILDKEQAEDILFTISLSK